One segment of Desulfovibrio sp. X2 DNA contains the following:
- a CDS encoding TolC family protein — translation MNHVRFTRTVATGAVLVLLCFALAGCAVNQEKEVALWRSVLDHGTPKEAPAYAVDEPLTLQKAMALANANNEQLALAGEDYLQALIAKDRAYSNFLPTISFAPSFVAQDTSKYGSDFVPPSALDVAGEASMDLHPGRDIPATQAARATAEQKKAELLDRQSLVLLDVAKTYFQILTSERQAKVFEHSEKVQEKRVADMQTRYDAGAAPLVDLSQAKAQLAQTRVSLDRAANDARNGRAMLAVLLGVSSVQGPLSDRLDVPKAVWTPDELLYLAYDNRQDLQAAHARVEASAKRLDAAWGEYYPSVSLNLTNYFSRQSFPDDVSWTSLIGVNLPIFNAGITHQNVRQAYSLLRQAHTVESRTRREVLRDLRVALDDLSSDERQLKDLAEQVNAADLALDQSESAYTAGAGTGLQRLVAQDVQLVAMLDLTRQTYQHDVDYLRLLRAVGLLDPSITATLPVAEQKAAATAPAATRPGDAS, via the coding sequence GTGAACCACGTGCGTTTTACACGGACCGTCGCCACCGGGGCGGTCCTGGTCCTTCTGTGCTTCGCGCTGGCCGGCTGTGCCGTGAACCAGGAGAAGGAGGTCGCCCTCTGGCGGAGCGTGCTCGACCACGGCACGCCCAAGGAGGCGCCCGCCTACGCGGTGGACGAGCCGCTGACCCTGCAAAAGGCCATGGCGCTCGCCAACGCCAACAACGAGCAGCTCGCCCTGGCAGGCGAGGACTACCTCCAGGCGCTCATCGCCAAGGACAGGGCCTATTCCAACTTCCTGCCGACCATCTCCTTCGCCCCGTCCTTCGTGGCCCAGGACACGAGCAAGTACGGCTCCGACTTCGTGCCGCCCAGCGCCCTGGACGTGGCCGGTGAGGCCTCCATGGACCTGCATCCCGGGCGCGACATTCCGGCGACCCAGGCGGCCCGGGCCACGGCCGAGCAGAAGAAGGCCGAGCTTCTGGACCGGCAGTCCCTGGTGCTCCTGGACGTGGCCAAGACCTACTTCCAGATCCTGACCTCCGAGCGTCAGGCCAAAGTCTTCGAGCATTCGGAGAAGGTGCAGGAGAAGCGCGTGGCGGACATGCAGACCCGCTACGACGCGGGCGCGGCGCCGCTGGTCGATCTCTCCCAGGCCAAGGCGCAGCTGGCCCAGACCCGGGTCTCGCTCGACCGCGCGGCGAACGACGCGCGCAACGGCCGGGCAATGCTCGCGGTCCTGCTCGGCGTATCCTCGGTCCAGGGGCCGCTCTCCGACCGCCTGGACGTGCCCAAGGCCGTGTGGACGCCCGACGAGCTCCTCTACCTGGCCTACGACAACCGCCAGGACCTGCAGGCCGCCCACGCCCGGGTGGAGGCCTCGGCCAAGCGCCTGGACGCCGCCTGGGGCGAGTACTACCCCTCGGTATCCCTGAACCTGACCAACTACTTCTCGCGCCAGAGCTTCCCCGACGACGTCAGCTGGACCTCGCTCATCGGCGTGAACCTGCCGATCTTCAACGCGGGCATCACCCACCAGAACGTGCGCCAGGCCTACTCCCTGCTGCGCCAGGCGCACACGGTCGAGTCGCGCACGCGGCGCGAGGTGCTGCGCGACCTGCGCGTGGCCCTGGACGACCTTTCGAGCGACGAGCGCCAGCTGAAGGATCTCGCCGAGCAGGTGAACGCGGCCGACCTTGCCCTGGACCAGAGCGAATCGGCCTACACGGCGGGCGCGGGCACCGGCCTGCAGCGCCTCGTGGCCCAGGACGTCCAGCTCGTCGCCATGCTCGACCTGACCCGACAGACCTACCAGCACGACGTGGACTACCTGCGGCTGCTCAGGGCCGTCGGCCTGCTCGATCCCTCGATCACGGCGACCCTTCCCGTGGCCGAGCAGAAGGCCGCCGCCACCGCTCCGGCAGCAACCCGGCCCGGCGACGCCTCGTAA
- a CDS encoding TetR/AcrR family transcriptional regulator, protein MNTHTKETRPGQKPLSEEKRSRILDSAAKLFASRPFHKVLLSDVAAAAAVGKGTLYLYFESKDELYLSVLFRSFANLVARVREKLAEDEGEPEQRLSCVIRELVYRLHGNAVIKELLRGAVVGYPNNGEWEEKRGELHKLIEAILRRGVEKGVFQDAHPEFTARYIPGMIRAAILFKPEATNVDVVFEHARNFILSSLRKRS, encoded by the coding sequence ATGAACACGCACACCAAGGAAACGAGGCCCGGGCAGAAGCCCCTGAGCGAGGAGAAGCGTTCGCGCATTCTGGACTCCGCGGCAAAACTGTTCGCCAGCCGCCCGTTCCACAAGGTCCTGCTGAGCGACGTGGCCGCGGCCGCGGCCGTGGGAAAGGGCACCCTCTACCTCTATTTCGAGAGCAAGGACGAGCTCTATCTTTCCGTGCTCTTCCGCAGTTTCGCCAACCTGGTGGCCCGGGTGCGCGAGAAGCTGGCCGAGGACGAAGGCGAGCCCGAGCAGAGGCTGTCCTGCGTCATCCGCGAGCTGGTCTACCGCCTGCACGGTAACGCCGTGATCAAGGAGCTCCTGCGCGGCGCGGTGGTCGGCTACCCGAACAACGGCGAGTGGGAGGAGAAGCGCGGCGAGCTGCACAAGCTCATCGAGGCCATCCTCCGCCGCGGCGTGGAGAAGGGCGTCTTCCAGGATGCCCATCCGGAGTTCACCGCCCGGTACATCCCCGGCATGATCCGCGCCGCCATCCTCTTCAAGCCCGAGGCCACCAACGTGGACGTCGTCTTCGAGCACGCCCGGAATTTCATTCTCTCGAGCCTTCGCAAAAGGAGCTGA
- a CDS encoding HlyD family secretion protein codes for MSQTDSKAPEAATPREETASRLPRRKPRRKTVRILLIAFGVLVLAVGIPYYIRAMSHESTDDAFIEAHVVPMSPRVAGHVARVLVDDNQDVKAGDLLVEIDPRDYQAALDAAMAAENTAKAAVAEAQAQAAASQSRLDQAQADLVSQRAALAQSKADVAQAQAMQTRDAEDLTRTRDMARKGAVSPQQLDHAVAAQAMSAAELTASERRVDTQSAKIVQAQAAIKAASDTLRQANAQVQARKASLEKAAAETEQARLNLSYTRIVAPCDGHVTRKSVEPGAYVQVGQGLFSLVRSDVWVVANFKETQLTDMKPGQPVEIEVDTYPGVTFHGHVDSIQRGTGARFSLLPPENATGNFVKVVQRVPVKIVFDKDDNTGRYLLTPGMSTVPEVDISAAGTAQPKTRASASTGAAAQ; via the coding sequence ATGAGCCAGACAGACTCCAAGGCCCCCGAAGCCGCCACTCCCCGCGAGGAAACCGCGAGCCGCCTGCCGCGCAGGAAACCCCGCCGCAAGACGGTGCGCATCCTGCTCATCGCGTTCGGCGTGCTGGTGCTGGCCGTGGGCATCCCATACTACATCCGCGCCATGTCCCACGAGTCCACGGACGACGCCTTCATCGAGGCCCACGTGGTGCCCATGAGCCCGCGCGTGGCCGGTCACGTGGCCCGCGTGCTCGTGGACGACAACCAGGACGTGAAGGCCGGGGACCTGCTCGTGGAGATCGACCCGCGCGACTACCAGGCCGCGCTGGACGCCGCCATGGCCGCCGAGAACACGGCCAAGGCCGCGGTCGCCGAGGCCCAGGCCCAGGCCGCCGCGTCGCAGAGCCGCCTCGACCAGGCCCAGGCCGACCTCGTGTCGCAGCGCGCGGCCCTGGCCCAGTCCAAGGCCGACGTGGCCCAGGCCCAGGCCATGCAGACGCGCGACGCCGAGGACCTGACGCGCACCCGCGACATGGCCAGGAAAGGCGCCGTGAGCCCGCAGCAGCTCGACCATGCCGTGGCCGCGCAGGCCATGTCCGCGGCCGAGCTGACCGCCTCCGAGCGCCGCGTGGACACGCAGTCGGCCAAGATCGTCCAGGCCCAGGCGGCCATCAAGGCGGCCTCGGACACCCTGCGCCAGGCGAACGCCCAGGTCCAGGCCCGCAAGGCCTCGCTCGAGAAGGCCGCGGCCGAGACCGAGCAGGCCCGCCTGAACCTCTCCTACACGCGCATCGTCGCGCCCTGCGACGGCCACGTGACCCGCAAGTCCGTGGAGCCGGGCGCCTACGTGCAGGTGGGCCAGGGGCTCTTCTCCCTGGTGCGGTCCGATGTCTGGGTGGTCGCGAACTTCAAGGAGACGCAGCTGACGGACATGAAGCCCGGCCAGCCCGTCGAGATCGAGGTGGACACCTACCCCGGCGTGACCTTCCACGGCCACGTGGACAGCATCCAGCGCGGCACGGGAGCGCGCTTCAGCCTCCTGCCGCCCGAGAACGCCACGGGCAACTTCGTCAAGGTCGTGCAGCGCGTGCCGGTGAAGATCGTCTTCGACAAGGACGACAACACGGGCAGGTATCTGCTGACCCCGGGCATGTCCACGGTTCCCGAGGTCGACATCTCGGCCGCGGGGACCGCGCAGCCGAAGACCCGGGCCTCCGCCTCCACCGGGGCCGCGGCGCAGTAG
- a CDS encoding DHA2 family efflux MFS transporter permease subunit produces MNTHQDAESLTPAERWLIAMTVMFGAFMAVMDISVVNVAMPHMMGSFGQDLSSITWVATSYSIAEIIMVTMAGWWSALIGRKTLFLASFALFTLGSVLCGTATNFSQMLVYRVIQGIGGGALIPVSQAILRETFPSEQQGMAMAVYGMGVVLAPAIGPILGGWLTDNYGWPWVFFINVPVCALGMLLVSRFVHDPAYLKRGVKSIDWLGIALLTVTLTGMQVVLERGQEKNWFESNQIVLGTVVTVAAMLALVVWELRTAEPVVNLRMLKNRNLTIGSSMGLVFGVALFGTTFILPQFTQELLGYPAFQAGLVLAPRALSLLLFMPVAGWLYRQVDSRLLVLLGIGIITWSYYDLTSLNLNAGFWNLAPTLLIMGAGMPFMFVTLSTVSLSTVDRSNMTDASSIYTLARRVGGNIGYALVATLVSRGEQIHRFHLASHVSGMDQITQAHESAMTQLLHHLGVGAASAARTALALTNRLIDRQAAMLAYNDVSLFFGLIFVAIVPFVFLLPGRAEAPAKARGGR; encoded by the coding sequence ATGAACACGCATCAGGACGCCGAGTCCCTGACGCCCGCCGAGCGCTGGCTCATCGCCATGACCGTCATGTTCGGCGCGTTCATGGCGGTCATGGACATAAGCGTCGTCAACGTCGCCATGCCCCACATGATGGGCAGCTTCGGCCAGGACCTCTCCTCGATCACCTGGGTGGCCACGAGCTACAGCATCGCGGAGATCATCATGGTCACCATGGCAGGCTGGTGGAGCGCGCTCATCGGGCGCAAGACGCTCTTCCTGGCGTCCTTCGCCCTGTTCACGCTGGGCTCGGTGCTCTGCGGCACGGCCACGAACTTCAGCCAGATGCTCGTCTACCGCGTCATCCAGGGCATCGGCGGCGGCGCGCTCATCCCGGTCTCCCAGGCCATCCTGCGCGAGACCTTCCCGAGCGAACAGCAGGGCATGGCCATGGCCGTCTACGGCATGGGCGTGGTCCTGGCCCCGGCCATCGGCCCCATCCTCGGCGGCTGGCTCACGGACAACTACGGCTGGCCGTGGGTCTTCTTCATCAACGTGCCGGTCTGCGCCCTGGGCATGCTGCTCGTCAGCCGCTTCGTGCACGACCCCGCCTATCTCAAGCGCGGCGTCAAATCCATCGACTGGCTGGGCATCGCCCTGCTCACGGTGACGCTCACCGGGATGCAGGTGGTGCTCGAGCGCGGCCAGGAGAAGAACTGGTTCGAGTCGAACCAGATCGTCCTCGGCACGGTGGTCACCGTGGCCGCCATGCTGGCCCTGGTCGTCTGGGAGCTGCGCACGGCCGAGCCGGTGGTCAACCTGCGCATGCTGAAGAACCGCAACCTGACTATCGGCTCCTCCATGGGCCTCGTCTTCGGCGTGGCGCTCTTCGGCACCACCTTCATCCTGCCCCAGTTCACCCAGGAGCTGCTCGGCTACCCGGCCTTCCAGGCAGGCCTTGTCCTGGCCCCGCGGGCCCTGTCCCTGCTGCTCTTCATGCCCGTGGCGGGCTGGCTCTACCGCCAGGTGGATTCGCGGCTGCTCGTGCTGCTCGGCATCGGCATCATCACCTGGTCGTACTACGACCTGACCAGCCTGAACCTGAACGCGGGCTTCTGGAACCTGGCGCCCACCCTGCTGATCATGGGCGCGGGCATGCCCTTCATGTTCGTCACGCTCAGCACCGTCTCGCTCAGCACGGTGGACCGCAGCAACATGACCGACGCATCGAGCATCTACACTCTGGCCCGGCGCGTGGGCGGCAACATCGGCTACGCCCTGGTGGCCACCCTGGTCAGCCGCGGCGAGCAGATCCACCGCTTCCACCTGGCGAGCCACGTGAGCGGCATGGACCAGATAACCCAGGCCCACGAGTCCGCCATGACGCAGCTCCTGCACCACCTCGGCGTGGGCGCGGCGTCCGCGGCGCGCACCGCGCTGGCCCTGACCAACCGCCTCATCGACCGCCAAGCGGCGATGCTGGCCTACAACGACGTTTCGCTGTTCTTCGGCCTGATCTTCGTGGCCATCGTGCCCTTCGTCTTCCTGCTCCCGGGCAGGGCGGAGGCCCCGGCCAAGGCGCGCGGCGGGCGCTAG
- a CDS encoding AAA family ATPase, translated as MHSGHLIVTVARQLGSGGSEIAQIVARRLGIAYIDRQILQDAAKELGLEEEELQSRCERLQGFWERLLHVFAQGSPASVYSPPPSRVPSDEMVMAAERDVLLHLASKGPCVVVGHCGFHLLRERGQLLNVFIHAPTDFRVARVMKHYGAKTPEEALESIELADKERGEYVQELSGALWEDATNYHLTLDAAFTGLERAAETITRIASPLLPESAGKAGQSTDGKSS; from the coding sequence ATGCATAGCGGCCACCTCATCGTCACCGTCGCCAGACAGCTGGGCAGCGGCGGCTCGGAAATCGCGCAGATCGTCGCCCGCCGTCTGGGCATCGCCTACATCGACAGGCAGATCCTGCAGGACGCCGCCAAGGAGCTGGGACTGGAAGAGGAGGAGCTGCAAAGCCGCTGCGAGCGGCTGCAGGGTTTCTGGGAGCGCCTGCTGCACGTCTTCGCGCAGGGTTCCCCGGCGAGCGTCTACAGCCCTCCTCCCTCGCGCGTGCCGAGCGATGAGATGGTCATGGCCGCGGAACGGGACGTGCTGCTCCATCTCGCGTCCAAGGGGCCCTGCGTCGTGGTCGGCCACTGCGGCTTCCACCTGCTCAGGGAACGCGGACAGCTGTTGAACGTCTTCATCCATGCGCCCACCGACTTCCGCGTCGCGCGCGTCATGAAGCACTACGGAGCCAAGACGCCCGAGGAGGCCCTCGAAAGCATCGAGCTGGCCGACAAGGAGCGTGGGGAATACGTGCAGGAACTCTCCGGCGCCCTCTGGGAGGACGCGACAAATTACCACCTGACCCTGGACGCCGCGTTCACGGGGCTCGAGCGGGCCGCAGAGACGATCACCCGGATCGCCTCCCCCCTGCTGCCCGAAAGCGCGGGAAAGGCCGGGCAGTCAACGGACGGGAAATCATCATGA
- a CDS encoding cache domain-containing protein, translated as MKLLSDKIVAVVLACAVVILVVFAVVQTNWTNKFIRLSEAQREASLRTRVSIARSALAPILQRYAAGIIGKSEACAQASALLSQMTYDDGESRNYFFLNAMDGTVLVRPYRPLDVGKKLLDEPNSIGQYPMRLVLQSVREHPEGSFVRYVFPRPPSQEEEEKLSYVIYVPELDAALGTGTYVEDATVQQLALLRRSYLLAFLLASLLAVPFGLFLLVVRKRNAALVEEMSKRRTAIEAMEQSRTRFQTIFETVNDAILILDPGTLRIKEANASAQRMFGYSGEEMARLAGGELLAASPDDGEEGAVPLERTREHGPQTYESRCRGRDGGSFWVEISTRMARLDGEDAILAAVRDVSERRKAEEALRESEAKFRSLFENMAEGVALHEFLYDADARALDYRILEVNAAFETQTGLVRENVVGQLASDCYGGEVPPFIDEYAYVASTGNPLVFDAFFPPLDRHFHVSVISPKKGFFATVFTDVTQEKISEQHLKESLHEKEVLLKEVHHRVKNNLQIISSLLKLQMLSSGPEAQPPLRESANRIATMALVHEHIYQSPSLSSIQLRSYVAKLASHLLRSFAGDKRIESVVDIPEMIISVDKAVPLGLVLNEVITNSVQHGFAGRNDGRIAILGELKNDVLDVRISDDGVGLPEGFSLEGATSLGLQLVVNLARQLDAALEVASDQGTVFSLSVPL; from the coding sequence ATGAAGCTGCTGTCGGACAAGATCGTCGCCGTCGTGCTGGCCTGTGCCGTGGTCATACTCGTCGTCTTCGCGGTGGTGCAGACGAACTGGACCAACAAGTTCATCCGCCTGAGCGAGGCGCAGCGCGAGGCCTCGTTGCGCACGCGGGTCTCCATCGCCCGCTCGGCCCTCGCCCCCATCCTGCAGCGATACGCCGCCGGGATCATCGGCAAGTCCGAGGCCTGCGCCCAGGCCAGCGCCCTCCTGAGCCAGATGACCTACGACGACGGTGAATCGCGCAACTACTTCTTCCTGAACGCCATGGACGGCACGGTGCTCGTGCGGCCCTACCGCCCGCTGGACGTGGGCAAGAAGCTCCTGGACGAGCCCAATTCCATAGGCCAGTACCCCATGCGCCTCGTGCTGCAGAGCGTCCGTGAGCATCCCGAGGGCTCCTTCGTCCGCTACGTCTTTCCCCGGCCGCCGTCGCAGGAGGAGGAAGAGAAGCTTTCCTACGTCATCTACGTTCCCGAGCTGGATGCGGCGCTCGGCACCGGCACCTACGTCGAGGACGCCACCGTGCAGCAGCTCGCCCTTCTGCGCCGCTCCTATCTCCTCGCCTTTCTCCTCGCCTCCTTGCTGGCCGTTCCCTTCGGGCTCTTCCTGCTCGTGGTGCGCAAGCGCAACGCGGCGCTCGTCGAGGAGATGTCCAAGCGCAGGACGGCCATCGAGGCCATGGAGCAGAGCCGGACGCGTTTTCAGACCATCTTCGAGACCGTGAACGACGCCATCCTGATCCTGGACCCCGGGACGCTGCGCATCAAGGAGGCCAACGCCAGCGCCCAGCGCATGTTCGGCTATTCCGGCGAGGAGATGGCGCGGCTGGCGGGCGGAGAGCTCCTGGCCGCGTCGCCGGACGACGGGGAGGAGGGGGCCGTGCCGCTCGAGCGCACGCGCGAACACGGCCCGCAGACTTACGAAAGCCGTTGCAGGGGCAGGGACGGCGGGAGCTTCTGGGTGGAGATCAGCACCCGCATGGCGCGCCTGGACGGGGAGGATGCCATCCTCGCTGCGGTCCGCGACGTCTCGGAACGCAGGAAGGCGGAGGAGGCGCTGCGCGAGAGCGAGGCCAAGTTCCGCTCGCTCTTCGAGAACATGGCCGAGGGCGTCGCCCTGCACGAGTTCCTCTACGATGCGGACGCCCGGGCCCTGGACTACCGCATCCTCGAGGTCAACGCGGCCTTCGAGACGCAGACCGGCCTTGTCCGGGAGAACGTCGTGGGGCAGTTGGCCAGCGACTGCTACGGAGGCGAAGTCCCCCCCTTCATCGACGAGTACGCCTACGTCGCCTCGACCGGCAATCCGCTGGTCTTCGACGCCTTCTTCCCGCCCCTGGACAGGCACTTCCACGTCTCGGTCATCTCCCCCAAGAAGGGATTCTTCGCCACCGTCTTCACGGACGTCACCCAGGAGAAGATATCCGAGCAGCACCTGAAGGAGTCGCTGCACGAGAAGGAGGTGCTGCTCAAGGAGGTCCACCACCGGGTCAAGAACAACCTGCAGATCATCTCGAGCCTGCTCAAGCTCCAGATGCTCAGCTCCGGGCCGGAGGCGCAGCCGCCGCTGCGCGAGAGCGCCAACCGCATCGCGACCATGGCGCTCGTGCACGAGCACATCTACCAGTCGCCGAGCCTCTCCTCCATCCAGCTGCGCAGCTACGTCGCCAAGTTGGCGAGCCACCTGCTGCGCAGCTTCGCCGGGGACAAGCGCATCGAATCAGTGGTCGACATCCCGGAGATGATCATCAGCGTGGACAAGGCCGTTCCGCTCGGTCTCGTGCTCAACGAGGTCATCACCAACTCCGTGCAGCACGGCTTCGCGGGGCGGAACGACGGGCGCATCGCCATCCTCGGCGAGCTGAAGAACGACGTGCTCGACGTGCGCATCAGCGACGACGGGGTGGGGCTGCCCGAGGGCTTCTCCCTGGAGGGAGCGACCTCGCTCGGCCTGCAGCTGGTGGTGAATCTCGCGCGTCAGCTCGACGCCGCCCTGGAGGTCGCCTCCGACCAGGGCACGGTCTTCAGCCTGAGCGTGCCCCTGTGA